A window from Pseudomonas frederiksbergensis encodes these proteins:
- the moaD gene encoding molybdopterin converting factor subunit 1, with the protein MNVTVKFFARYREALGVDSVKVEGDFATVDDVRALLARRDGAEVLSEQNLMCARNEDLCQLDEPVSDGDEVAFFPTVTGG; encoded by the coding sequence ATGAACGTCACCGTGAAGTTTTTTGCCCGTTACCGTGAAGCGCTCGGCGTGGACTCGGTGAAGGTTGAAGGTGATTTCGCCACGGTCGACGATGTGCGTGCGTTGCTGGCCCGGCGTGACGGTGCCGAAGTGTTGAGCGAGCAAAACCTGATGTGCGCCCGCAACGAAGACCTGTGCCAGCTCGATGAACCGGTGAGCGATGGCGATGAAGTGGCCTTTTTTCCGACCGTGACCGGAGGCTGA
- the moaE gene encoding molybdopterin synthase catalytic subunit MoaE, which yields MAIRVQSTAFDPGAEVNAMHAANVGVGAVVSFVGYVRDFNDGLDVAGMFLEHYPGMTEKALARIATEAEQRWPLLKLEVLHRIGALEPGEPIVFVGAASAHRQAAFDACAFVMDYLKTRAPFWKKENTPDGARWVEGRDSDHAAADRWKR from the coding sequence ATGGCGATTCGCGTGCAATCCACGGCGTTCGATCCGGGTGCTGAAGTCAATGCCATGCACGCCGCCAATGTGGGCGTTGGGGCTGTGGTGAGTTTCGTCGGCTATGTTCGCGACTTCAATGACGGACTCGACGTCGCCGGGATGTTCCTTGAGCACTACCCGGGCATGACCGAAAAAGCCCTCGCCAGGATTGCCACAGAAGCCGAGCAGCGTTGGCCGCTGCTCAAGCTTGAAGTGCTGCATCGCATCGGTGCCCTGGAACCGGGTGAGCCGATCGTCTTCGTCGGCGCCGCCAGCGCCCACCGCCAGGCCGCGTTCGATGCCTGCGCCTTTGTCATGGACTACCTGAAAACCCGCGCACCATTCTGGAAGAAAGAAAACACCCCTGACGGCGCGCGCTGGGTTGAAGGGCGTGACAGCGATCATGCGGCGGCGGATCGCTGGAAGCGGTAA
- a CDS encoding ABC transporter substrate-binding protein, with protein MKKFPLITGLALSLLACSSLFAADKTLRIGIEAAYPPFASKTEKGEIVGFDYDIGNALCAQMKVKCVWVEGEFDGLIPSLKVKKIDMALSSMTINEDRKKSVDFTHKYYFTSSRLVMKEGATVDDQYASLKGKTVGVQRATTTDRYATEVFEPKGINVKRYSNNEEIYMDLAAGRLDAIFADTIPLNDFLTMPRGKGYAFVGPELKDPKYVGEGAGIAVRKGNTELVSELNTAIDGIRASGEYQKISDKYFKSDIYGD; from the coding sequence ATGAAGAAATTCCCCCTCATCACCGGTCTGGCTCTAAGCCTGTTGGCGTGCAGTTCCCTGTTTGCCGCCGATAAAACCCTGCGCATTGGTATCGAAGCGGCTTATCCGCCGTTCGCCTCCAAAACCGAGAAAGGTGAGATTGTCGGGTTCGACTACGACATCGGCAATGCCCTGTGCGCACAGATGAAGGTCAAGTGTGTCTGGGTCGAAGGTGAGTTCGACGGTCTGATTCCTTCCCTTAAAGTGAAGAAAATCGACATGGCGCTGTCGTCCATGACCATCAACGAAGACCGCAAGAAGTCCGTGGATTTCACCCACAAGTATTACTTCACCTCATCGCGTCTGGTAATGAAGGAAGGCGCGACAGTGGATGATCAGTACGCCAGCCTCAAGGGCAAGACAGTTGGCGTGCAACGCGCAACCACCACTGACCGTTATGCCACCGAGGTTTTTGAGCCCAAAGGTATCAACGTCAAGCGTTACAGCAACAACGAAGAGATCTACATGGATCTGGCGGCCGGTCGCCTCGATGCCATTTTTGCCGACACCATCCCGCTGAATGACTTCCTGACGATGCCGCGTGGCAAGGGGTATGCCTTTGTCGGGCCGGAGCTCAAGGATCCGAAGTACGTGGGCGAGGGCGCCGGGATTGCGGTGCGCAAGGGCAACACCGAGTTGGTCTCCGAGCTGAACACGGCCATCGACGGCATTCGCGCCAGTGGCGAATACCAGAAGATTTCGGATAAGTACTTCAAGTCCGATATCTACGGCGACTGA
- a CDS encoding disulfide bond formation protein B, whose amino-acid sequence MSEETMRLGRERRYLVLLGIICLGLIGGALYMQIVLGEAPCPLCILQRYALLLIALFAFIGAAMRTRRSITVFETLVVICAIAGVGVAGHHVYTQFYPAVSCGIDVLQPIVDGLPLAKIFPLGFQVDGFCSTPYPPILGLSLAQWALLAFVLIVVLVPLLTSRNRKALR is encoded by the coding sequence ATGAGCGAGGAAACGATGCGGTTGGGCCGTGAACGGCGCTATCTGGTGTTGCTGGGCATCATCTGCCTGGGCCTGATTGGTGGCGCGCTGTACATGCAAATTGTGCTGGGTGAGGCGCCATGCCCGCTGTGTATCCTGCAACGTTATGCGTTGTTGCTGATTGCGCTCTTCGCGTTCATCGGCGCGGCCATGCGCACCCGCCGCAGCATCACGGTTTTTGAAACCCTGGTGGTGATCTGCGCAATTGCAGGCGTCGGGGTGGCCGGGCATCACGTCTATACCCAGTTCTATCCGGCAGTCAGCTGCGGCATCGATGTACTGCAACCGATCGTCGACGGTTTGCCACTGGCGAAGATCTTCCCGCTGGGCTTTCAGGTCGACGGCTTCTGCTCCACGCCGTACCCGCCGATCCTCGGTTTGTCGCTTGCCCAATGGGCGTTGCTGGCCTTTGTGCTGATCGTGGTGCTGGTGCCGCTGCTCACTTCGCGTAACCGCAAAGCCCTGCGCTGA